ACCTGTCATCTGAACTTGCAGCTATGGGCGGTATTTGCCAAGTCAGAAGCAAAGACTCGGTGTATATAGAAAACAGAGCAAGGAtacatttttgctgtgtgtACACAGCTGCCTAGCTATAGAGACAATAATGGAGCCATCAGTCTCGGTGTAAGACAACCCTCGGGGTAGCTCTTACTGTGGGAGGGAGGTCCTTTTATTGTCTTTGAGGTCGTTCCTTACTCTTCCTTCCCTGCAAACATGTTCCCTACACTGGGCCTTTGTAATATGAGACACCCGGGTGTGTCGAGAGTTTTGTCTGAACTGTTGCTCTCTGTCCAGATTCACCATAATCAGCACTATTCTGCTATGTATCGTCATCGCTTTCACTGACAAGGACGTCTATAAACGTCTTTTCAAAAAGTTACGTTGCCTgcaaacttttgtttttttttttcacaggagCTACAGATTGtatgcatcttgtgtgtgaatttccAAGTTGTAGgcaatgtatttttgtcacagAAGGGGGAAACTGTTCTATTTTCCTCCGATCGGCAGCAACAGTTTAGATATGAAGTAGGGTTGGACGATATGGATCTTAACATGTATCAcgatatgtatgtataaatgtcgACGAAGCCaatggcgctaaccactcggccgccatgcAGCTGATAgctgattattttgtgttatgtattgtgtttttttctaaacgtgtgaatattttgtccttaatctttttttcctgtgttgtttttgttgttttatagaAGTAAACAGCTGTTCAGATTtttgaggtgtcactaaaacGGCAAATACGGATTTCAGTCACCGTTCTGGTTGAATTTGCTTCTTTGTAGGAAAAgctcattttctgttttttttttttttgtcaaaatcctaaccctatgttctactgctgatttatAAACACccaaaaaggctagaaacattttttttttgatgaaagaactctaaagtttctttacatagttttaatgtttatgtagtcctaaaactcaatattttgtgggtcttgaaagttcagcaaaaatTCCCCAAAACTTTGGCAATATGGACCTATCGTCTCTGAAAATTGCTAACTGTGAATGACGTAACAGTCTAAAAGCATCTTCCCAAGTTTCAATTGAACcttttaataaataatgtatgaagatggaaaaaaactgcattcatTGCTGTACTCCTTAGAGTGTAAGCAACACATCATAATGTATGTGCCTCCTCCCTTTTCTTTCTTCATGCGATGGACAGCAACCTATTTTTTAGAAAGACCAGATTGAGCTGCAGAAGTAGTTGTGTGTTTagctttgtgtttttctgtttcCTTTTTCAGTGTTTGATTTCGGCAACTCTTCCTGTAATTGTGACCAAGTGATATTTTCCATTCATGCTGGCTTTGAGATAGGAAGCTAGTTGGAAATAAAGAGGGAAGAGGGATGGTAATTGTTGGCAATTACCGTAAATGCTCTGCAGTACAGACATGGATGTGGGACTTGGGATTTGTCTACATTTTAAAGGGGccccattatgctttttccacttttctgacctataaacgtAGTTAGAATATTTTATCAAACATCAACATACCAGTGGTCTTCATCCACGCATGTCAACTCAGTGGAACACCAACACAGCAATGGACAAGCGAGCAGCGTGTAGTGATACGAACAGAGAGAAAATAACACCTATTGATTGAGAGGTCTAACTTTTTGTGAGCAACGATTTTGTGGTGCAAACTTATtcctcttttgaacgcatattgttttcaGAATCAAAACACTTAACTAATGAGACCCCAGCAACTAGCCAGAACTAATTTCCTCCACAAAAACTGACCGGAACTCTGCTCACAGGATGAATTGGGCAGAAAGTCACAATTGATGCACGACAGTGCTAATGGGGATGCCATACAActtcatataaaaaaatcagaactATTCCATTAagcatctttattatgtgtgcaTGGTTTGTTGATAGAACGCACACACAGCTATGAAGTTTTATCAGTCTCCTGTTTTCCTGTAATAAGCACAGTGTGCTATGTGCTGGTGAGGCGTTCAAGAGCACTGCATATTTCTGTATctgaggtatttttttttaatgcagttgCACAAAAAGTTGCAAGCGCCAGAACTCTgataaaaaaagttattttgacGGACGATGAGGATCTTTTTGTGAGAGGACCAGAGCAACATGAAGTGAGTGTGGGGTGCTGTGGGTGCTGAATTTGGGACATATGTTACAGACACACTGACCACCTGCCGAATGTTCACAGGGCAGGCAGTTGAAGAGGGGCCGTGAAGTGGGTAAGGACAGGGTTGGTTACCATAGATACTCCTTTTTGTATTGGCTTCTATGGGAATTTCTTTAGACACCCTTTCTTGGCCTACCCTTCTGTGCAGTTTGCCATTGCCCCCCCTGGCTGTGTGAAACACCTCCTCGACTAATGAAATCCAAACACCCTCTCTTTTGAAATTGCTCTGTTTTTTCCTGGTTAATTTCATTCTGTAATGGTTAATTAATCACCCTTTGAGTAGGACATGGGTGCAAAGCCACTTATCCTGTTTAGCAATGTGTTGGAAAATGGAGGCCACAGGAGCTCAAGTAGATGTTGACACATACTCGGGAGGAGCCTGGGATGGAGCCGAGAACTTTCACAGGACTAGCCAACGTTGTGGCTCGAGCCACACCTGTTAAAGGTGCTATTACTGTGGCCACAAGACAACAAAATGACCATGTTTAAGATGTAGGTCATAATCATTGTGCTTGCTGAGACAAAAAATACCAGTTGGAGTTGATCATGGATGCTTttagaaaatataataataccttTTCTTTCTCCTCATCTCAAGAGAAAACAGTTGCATCTACATTGGCCGTTAAAACGAGACATCATCGCACAGCCGACCATTTTGCACACTGGCTTACACACATGCCATAGTAGACACACTGGCTTACTGCACACACTTTTACAAATGCCCAAGATTAATGCTGTTATGAGAACTTTCTCTCAGCACTGATGGAAAGacaaaatttgttttaaaattaaacTGTCATTTGTCACAATTTTTAGTAGTTATGTAGAAGGTACACATCTAGCAGCAGTCTGATACAATTGTCCCGCTGGAGAGCAAAACAGTTAAAGTACATAGATATACAAACTTTATCAAGACAAAAAGACAGGTGCAGGGTCATGTGAATTTTCTCAGAGTCCATATACATGGGAATGCCATTGGAGAGATTTGTTTTAGAGATGGAAGGCACCTTGTCTTGAACAGTTAATAGAGAGCAGTTACGTGCTCTTCTAACAAGCAAGTGTTATACACTGTGTGAATATTAGCAGCAGTACATCCTCCATACTCTATATGTATGACTAGAACTAGAACCAATACTGTAcggtaaaatataaaattcaaATTCACTGCCAGGGATACTGAATACATCCTGCAAGAATAAACTACAATCTTTGATTGAATATCTTTTGATATTGTCTTGATGAATTACAAGGAGACACAAAGGTATGAAGTACCATGATGGACTTCATGTTTGGTTCTGACAATGCATCTTTTCACCAGTCGGCCTGTAGCCTGTCCAGTACAAAGTAAAGATTTTGAATTAGTTTTCACTATTTCCTGTTACATAGCCCCTGCTATGTTGACATATTTATCGTTTAGGTTTTAACGGTACAGTAGCATGCATTGGTTTATTTACCATGTAATGTACTATGTAGGTTGGCTCTAGTCATTTGTGTATAATGCATTCCGTATGATGTTTCATACCCTCTACGCTAATGGCTGCAAAGTATGTGAAGGAAGTGTAATGGAAAAACGTGTGTGAAAGCCCTCAGGCTTAAGGAGTGGTTCCGGCTAGAACCACACCGTTCGATTTGGGGAAAGAGGAAGTTCTATAATTGGAGTTACTGCAGCCCCCGCACTTGTACAGTAGAAGGTTGTGGAATAGACACCAGCAAGTGTCCAGGAAATTGTctggtgaaagaaaaagaaaaagagggcAGCAAGCAGgcctgttttttattattattatttgtcatctCCTTATTCTGTACTTTTGGTTCTCGGCAGTTATTGCAGCAGGTTGCATTACTTCAGGTCCCGATAACAGAACAAGCACTTCATCCTGGTTGCCCAACTATAGATGACTTAAAAGAGTGTGCTAACTTCTGAAGCTGTCATGGTCTTAATGCTTTTCCCATCTTCTCTTCTTCCCTCCACTTTCTAGCTGGCCTGCTGCTGTGGCTCAGCGGCGTGTTCATGCTGCTGTAACTGCTGCCCAAAAATCAGACAGTCCACCGGGACCCGATTCATGTACACCCTCTATTTCCTGCTGGTCACCATTGTCTGTGTCATCATGATGTCCCCCACGGTAGAGGAGGAAATGAAACAGAATGTAAGTGACACACAGCAATATtgggaaaatacaaataatgcagTCACTTGAAAAACcaccatctagccatccattttctgtaccgcttgtcGTCACCAGGGTCACAGTTGAAAGGgtatacaatatttacatgtataATGTAAACTAGCCTgtacactagccacgtttacatgaggagtttttcgtctttccgaatggaatctttctgaatgacaaTTCAATGACAAACAATGGGATACTTGGAAAGGAATATCCCAATCTCTGAGTCTACATGCactgctataatcaaacagaatagtcaattgTGTTTTTCTCGTCTGCCAGTGTTTGCAGTTAGCCATATTTAAATAATGCTGCACTGTGCGTCTTGTAAAAAATCCATCCAGACAAAATATGCTTTATGTTATCTCCAGGCAGTGCTTGCTGACTGGGctctacacacacacccacatacTCTCTCAGTGTCACTCAGCGGGAAGTCCCCTGCACAGAGAGCAACCATTGTACGAATGAGGGCTCAGAGATTTACAGCGGTTTGAAATAGACAACTCCTTCCCTTTCTGATGGACATGCTAATGCCCTCCTCAACATTAGACAAAGCTTTTTACCTTTTGCGTTGAACTGACACTGCTACTACACAGAATTTCTCATTCTTTGGCTATAAAATTTGAAAGGCATCTTGTCTGTTGACATTGAGCAGTTGGAGGCCACAAGAAACTTCATAAGGCCTTCTTCTAGGTcagaatgtattatttttggtaTTTCAAGGAGGTTGAACTAAAATATTCTGTGGGGTCCTGTCCCCTCAACTTGTAGATAAAAGACTGTTAATGTTATATTTGACGCGGATTGGTCCCCTAAAATGCTTTGCGTGAAAGAAGGCTTGTTGTTCCCACTTGTTCACTCTTTTTGCCCCTTCAGAGGCGTGACGCTCAGATTAGACACTATTGGACCTTTTCACTCAGGCTTGGACAAACATGAGTAGTAGGAGGTGGGTGGCTAGCTGGGGCTTTTCAATCTGGTTCACTACAGCACTGAGCTAATCCATTTTGGCTTTGTATTCATGTTGCCACTTAGATCCCCTTCTACACTGAGTTGTGCGAGAAGATGAATGCAGGGAAGAACTGCAAGACCTTGGTTGGTTACTCTGCCGTCTACAAGATGTGCTTCGGAATGGCCtgtttcttcttcatcttctgcaTCTTCACCATAGGCGTCAACAATAGCACTGGCTGGAGGGCGGCCATACATAATGGGTGAGAAGACGGCCCAGGTTGACATTTAAAAagatatatttgtaaaaataccTCTGCCCACATTAAAGTTAAActttttagtttagattttacATTTAACCAATGGTAGGCATCTGTGCAAAAAGCATCATCATAACAGTAATGGCAAATTGAATAAACAGGGGTAGACACTGTGAAGTTGACTCCTGGATAAAACCCCCCAAAATTAGAAACCATACAGATACAGTATCTCAGTGAGTACACCCGTGTAAACTGTACACTGTATATCCATGATTATTGCTTTGCTTCACAGGTTCTGGTTGCCGAAATTCATTGTGCTTGGGGCCTGCTGTGCTGCAGGCTTTTTCATTCCACAGGAGGCAACTTTTCTTGAAGGTAAAGATGATAAGATATTCATTTTGACAAAGGCCACCTTAATAAACTGTCTTATAAGTCTGGTAGTCATCCATAAGTTTGAATATTAACTTATTGTAATGTGATATattcacacaaacactcacacacacactactgatTATAGTTTTAATGAGAGTGAgagcaaaaataaatttgagaaGAAATTCATTGCAAACAGCAAAAGTgaatgcaaacacacaaaagtgaaataggctgttcatcggCTGATCCATcgtttaagaccacagcctttaaaagccaaaatattggcAAAAATATGGATTCAATGTAATTTTCTTTCTGGTATTCACACAGtaatgatctcttgatggcaaagtcAGATGTTGAGTTACTTAAGCAAGTCCTCTCACAAAGCGCCGTTGCTTCTAGGATTGTAATTTTAAACTTCTTAAAAGATTCTGAGGGTAATGGTAACAAcaaaatcaagtcaagtcaaacttGATTTACAGTATAGAGCACATTTTAAAACCAGCGTTGACCAAAGCGCTGCACAAGTTACATAGacaatgagaaaataaaataaccgCACATCAACAGCCAGTTGAgctaaaatagaataaaaaaataaatatacagaataaaaaaCAATGTGCTTGTTCAGTCTTTGTTGAATCAGAGTAAAAAGAAGTAggttttcaggtttttttttatgtgtgcagCCACAAAAAAAGAGGCTCTGTCCCCTCTTGTGGTAATCAAGTGGTAgatccaaaaaaatgtcaacggCCCTGTGCCAGAGGATCTAATTAGCGGCCTGTCAAGACATGGGATGATCTtcagcccaaatgaaggttgttaccgATGCTGAGTACTGTTCAATAACCTCAGACGACATTTGCTAGAGAAGGGTTTTGAGTAatgatgtccgatattggctttttttccgATCactgatatgccgatattgtcagACTCACAATTTCTTAttctgatatcaaccgatactgatatgtgtaacatcacatatatttttattcagctgtgtttctcaattattttctgtcaactGTGACTCTGTTAAATTAAACAGTCTTTCTGCCcagtcatatatttttattgtgttttcttACAAATAAtcttaaaatctcatctcgaCTCAATCATTTCGTCTCGGGAAGTGACTATATTGTTACCTCTACTTAATCACCCAGTGAATTACTATGCCATCCCTCGTATGCTGTATTGTATTTTGTTAGTATACTGTACACAGTATATAGTATTTAGTAGATGCTGTGTGCAAACATAAATTGGGTCCCGAAtggcaacattttaaataacCTATAAGAAACCATGGGTATTCTCATAAATGAGTAAAATCATGATTTCCTTGTCTTGTTCAGTGTGGCGTTATGTTGGAGCGACTGGCGGCTTCTTCTTCCTGCTGATCCAGCTCATGCTGCTGGTGGAGTTTGCCCACAGATGGAACACAAACTGGTGAGAGCAGCAGTCGGTCTGGGTTGCCTTTTGGAGCAGACAATGCTCTGTCAACACAAATGTTGCTTGTGAGCAACCCAGAGGGTGGGGCATACTCATTCTGTGGATTGACTTGAAGAAATAAGTTTGGCAAGCAAGAGTCTTATAGCTGTTTATGTAGAGGGAAGCTTGGCAGCAGCTCGCCACTGTGCAAATTCACTGGAATAACTCACCAGACCTTGTCTCTGTCTTTGATTGATTTCTCTAGGACCCAGTTGGTTTTCTGATTTCTTTCacattttagttttgttttacctacgttcatgttgtttttatccTCTGTTTTCTTTTCCCCCTCTCTGCATGTACTTTTGCTTACACAGGAGCTCAGGAGTGAAGTATAATCGCATGTGGTATGCAGCGCTGGCCTTGGTCACTCTTGTGCTGTTCAGTGTTGCGGTGGGAGCTGTGGTCTTCATGGGTCTCTTCTACACCCACCCCGAGGCCTGTCTCCTCAACAAGATCTTCCTGGGCATCAACGCCAGCCTCTGCCTCGTCGTCTCTCTGCTTGCCATCTCCCCCTTCATACAGAAACGTGAGGATTGTCACTCGTgttaatgcaaataaaaatgtggTCTCCTGCATGGTAAATGATGTGTAGAGAAAGTTATTGCTGTTTTGAATCTCACTATCTTCACCTTTTTGTCCCCTTAGTCCAGCCTAAATCTGGTCTGCTCCAGCCCGGACTCATCAGTGTGTATGTCATGTACCTTACCTTCTCGGCGTTCTCCAGCAAACCAAAAGAAAGTGAGCATCAACATCTAATTTTACCTTCACCGGTGTCATAAAAATGAGTTTTCATAAAAATCCGAGTCGATTGCGTTGACATTTCTCATACATCATTCTGCTCAAGCTTGACCAAGTCAACCACAAACGTGGCACATTATAGCGAAGTGCATTCGCAGACATTGGGTCATTAcgctattttttgtttttggcatAGACCCCACAACCGCCTGAAAGTGGGCcatgacccaccagttgagaattaCTAATTTACAGTCATGGGAAAAATTAGGGCACTGGATATATGACGTGTGCATATGTTGATCTGAAGACTAAAAGCCACTGGTGCTTTTGTCCTTACAGTGGTGGAAAAGGATGGCATGAACACAACCGTGTGTGTCTTTCCCTTCAACTCTGGGAAGGAAAGTGACAAAAAGATTGTCACAACTCTTGGAGGCATTATCCTATTCTGCTGCATCCTTTACGCCTGGTaaaacacgcacacaaactGTCGCTGTGGTCATTTATATTCTAGTAACAGCGCATGATCTGAAAACGAAAAGGAAAATAACACTGTGTTGCCTGCCCTGTCTAGTCTGACCTCCACCACCAAGCGAAGCTCTGCAGCGCTCCGTGTGTGCAGGAACAGTGAGCCAGAGACCGAGGTAAACACGCAGACATTACTTGTGTCCGTGTTTTGACAACATTCGTTAATTGAATTAACAAAAGGCAAAAATTCAATTAGTTTCATTGATAAAACTGAATTGAGGTTTTGTCAATgtgtttgaaatattttagtCCACATAGGTTTAAACTGTTTATCCTTATTCCACAGAGAGCCCGCTGCTGCTTCTGCTTTGGCGATGACACAGGTAGAAATGTCACaattctttgtttgtttgttttttacattcacACTTTCATCTTTTCATTTCCTCCCACTCATCTTGTCTCTGCAGCCTGTTGAGCTTATAAATATGTTCCCAGCAGTCGTGTGCACACAGCGCGCCTGTGCTCATTGTTATTCATCAAGCTGATGCAGGATGGGAAGAAAGTATTGGTCAGCAAACGCAGATGATGTCACTGTTACTAGGTGGTTGGCATGTCAAGTGTAGAAATGGCTGTGGGCTAATACCGCCCCCTGCAGGGTATTAGAGGAAAACAGTCCGAACTCAAGCTCACTCTACATTGGAACATTTGAGAAAAGTACAAACTGTACAACATAAACTAGAAACACATATGTTCAAAAAATGTCAACCCCATCTGATGATATTCTACAACGATAGAACCTGAACATGGTAATGGGatttcaaatattacaaatgcAGATTTTGGTAAAACTGGTGCAAATTCAAAGTCCTTCATATACAGttgtacacatatattttttttttgctatcacaaaaatttgtattttgtaaattatATGAAAATTGGAATAATACCATGTCAATAATATGAAAACTGCAGATATATGGTTTCAAATAAGGTACAAATCTATAACTATAAcactatttatatattaatagcAAACATTGGTGCCTTTGTTTACATGGAGTAAACtcaatctgtgtttttttttttttccttctctgtcAATCCGACTTGCAGAGGACTATGACGAAGAGAAGACCGGTGCTGGCCAGAACGTACTTTATGATGAGAGAGAGGCCACCAACTACAGCtacaaatatttccactttgtCTTCTTCTTGGGTTCCCTTTATGTCATGATGACCATAACCAACTGGTTCCAGTAAGTCATCATGTACACAACATATAAAGTCTATACTATAATTTCTCCTTGTAACTTTGGTTTACATTGCCCTCAAGTGGCTGTTAGTGTGTACAGCCACTACACTAGGAAATACTAGgctacagctaggagacccgagttcaattccaccctcagccatctctgtgtggagtttgcatgttctccccgtgcatgcgtgggttttctccgggtactccggtttcctcccacattccaaaaacctgctaggttaattggcgaatccaaattgtccataggtatgaatgtgagtgtgaatgcttgtttgtctatatgtgccctgtgattggctggccaccagtcaagtcttgcgcaaagacagctgggataggctccaccacccccgcgaccctcatgaggataagcggtagaaaatgaatgaatagtaaaaTACTAGTTATGTATTTTATCTGTTCCAAAGTCACATTGCCATCATCATAAAAGTTTTAGCTGTGCCGGCAATGTTTCAAATACCATTTTACtgtcctataaatgttgttagaatgtgtattcttgtgttaaatgatgccaaagtttcaaataatgaggaagttgggccctgaaagaagtttgttatggctcaaaatgctcagtttcaaaaggcgtggtaaaactgctcctctgtgatgtcacagagggctgaATGAAATTTTCTGATGTCTGATGAGATTTTGTCATGTATGACAATGTCTTGACCTCTTGTCCGATGTTAGAGACCAGTTTTTTTCTTTAGCGCTTTTGTTGAACTTCCGTTATACCAACAAAAGCTGTAGGTTCttaatattccttttttttttaaagtaatgttgcacacagagatgccttgTTTCATTCAATGTCTCATTCCTGTTGTCACTTTTCCAGCTATGACGACCACAGGATTGAGAAGCTCTTGGACGGGAGCTGGTCGGTTTTCTGGATCAAGATCTCCTCCTCCTGGGTGTGTCTCCTCTTATACATGTGCACTCTCATAGCTCCCATGATCTGTCCCAAGCGCTTTGAAGCCTAGGACACCTACGTAAGTCAGATGACATTCCGTGTTGGGGGTGTGGCCAACAGTAGCTTTGAGGCTGAGCCAAGGGACcaggaatcttttttttttttccaccttcaaCCACCGTCCACATCTACCCTCAGCTTTGGAAATGGAGGAACATGTGTTGCCTTTTATTACACACTCTTTTACATTTATATGATAGTGTTTCCTTTGTGTTACAATGGTGATACCTTGATGGtattttgtttgtaattttaG
This DNA window, taken from Doryrhamphus excisus isolate RoL2022-K1 chromosome 4, RoL_Dexc_1.0, whole genome shotgun sequence, encodes the following:
- the serinc5 gene encoding serine incorporator 5, with the translated sequence MCTPCCISQLACCCGSAACSCCCNCCPKIRQSTGTRFMYTLYFLLVTIVCVIMMSPTVEEEMKQNIPFYTELCEKMNAGKNCKTLVGYSAVYKMCFGMACFFFIFCIFTIGVNNSTGWRAAIHNGFWLPKFIVLGACCAAGFFIPQEATFLEVWRYVGATGGFFFLLIQLMLLVEFAHRWNTNWSSGVKYNRMWYAALALVTLVLFSVAVGAVVFMGLFYTHPEACLLNKIFLGINASLCLVVSLLAISPFIQKLQPKSGLLQPGLISVYVMYLTFSAFSSKPKEMVEKDGMNTTVCVFPFNSGKESDKKIVTTLGGIILFCCILYACLTSTTKRSSAALRVCRNSEPETERARCCFCFGDDTEDYDEEKTGAGQNVLYDEREATNYSYKYFHFVFFLGSLYVMMTITNWFHYDDHRIEKLLDGSWSVFWIKISSSWVCLLLYMCTLIAPMICPKRFEA